TATTTCATGTACTATTACCTTATAAAAACAGTAACACTATGAAGAATCATAAAAAATGAATAAAAAATTTTCACTGCCATCTTCTGAAATTGAGTTATTTCAGGAAATGATAAAAGGCACAAAGAAATTACCTCAAGATAAAATACTTCACTCGCCAAAACGTAAAAAAGTAACACACTACGCTGTTGAACGTTTGCAACAAGAGCAAGTTGATGCTTCATATTATTTTTCTGATGAATTTCAACCTAATTTAGCAACAGAAGGCCCAATGCGCTACTTAAGAGAAGGCGCAAATGCTTATGAATTGAAAAAACTACGTCGTGGCGATTATGTTCCTGAGTTTTTTCTCGATTTACATGGTTTAACACAATTAATTGCCAAACAAGAGATTGGTGCTTTGATTGCAGCCTGTAGGCGAGAGCACGTTTACTGTGCCTGTATTATGCATGGACATGGCAAACATATTTTAAAACAACAAACACCACTTTGGTTAGCACAGCATCCAGATGTCATTGCGTTTCATCAAGCGTCAAAAGAATGGGGTGGTGATGCAGCGTTATTAGTATTAGTCGAAAATGATGATATTGCCCGCCGTTGACGTATCAGTTATCCCAATTATTAACCCTTAAATCACCCGAATGGTGAAATAAGGCGTTAATTATTTTTATTGGACTAAATTATTTTAATGTTGAGGGTGAGACTTGCCATACCAACTCCCCAACACCTTTTGACAAATCAAAATCAACACAAGCTATCGTCGATGTTGAAAACATAGGCGCACACACTGCAGGGCACAATTCAGCCACAACATAGCCGACTAAAGGCAAATGGGATATAACCAAAATATTTTGATATCCCGTATCCCCTAGCGCACGTAAATAATGAGCAATATGTGACGGATTACCACCAGGAATAAGCCCTTCATCGGTTTCTACTTTGCTTGGTAGCGCTAAATCTGTTTTTACAGCCTCTAATGTTTGTTGAGCTCGTAAATAAGGGCTAACTAAAACATAATCGATTGTATGTCCTTGCGTTGTCATCCATTCAGCCATTTTTATTGATTCACTTCTTCCACGCTCAGTCAGTGGTCGTAGTGCGTCGCTTGCAGCATCAAGCGCTGCTTCTCCGTGGCGCATAATAAAAATTTGCATAGTAAATTATTAAACCTATTTTATTTTTTGTAATTACTGACATTAACGTTTTTAAGATAGTTAATCTAATCAAGATAAAATTAATATATTCTTATATCAAATCGCCAATGTCCTAATTGCAATTACATAATTCATCTATTTAAAATCATGCCATTATTTTACAAATTTAATGTCATTTTTCAGGATTTTATTTTAAGAAACTTCATTTTTAAATTTATTTTCAAATAACTATATTGCCATATCTGGCTATCATTAACACTTTCGACCTTTTTTTCCATTAAAAATTCATCAATTATTAATCTGACGCAAAAAGTACAAGAAAAAAGGCGCCTAAGCGCCTCAATCGAAACAAGTATCACAAAAGGAAAATGCAATGGTATAGAGGTTTAATTAGTCATAAAAACGTTCATTTCGTTTAGCCATTTCAACTAGCCGTTCACAAGGACGATATTTTTCGCCATATTTATCAGCAAGTTGATTAAGTTTTTCTGCTACTTTTGTCGTTCCCATGCTATCCATATAACGGAAAGGCCCACCAAAGAAAGGAGGGAAACCAATACCAAAAACAGCACCAATGTCACCATCACGCGGTTGTTTTATAATATTTTCATCTAAGCAACGAACTGCTTCATTTAGCATCAATAATAAACAACGTTCTGTGATTTCAGATGAAGATAATTGGCTTTTGGGTTTAATTTGTAAAAGACGATAAATAGTGGGATCGGGCTGTTTTTTATTTTTTCCAAATGAAAAAGGCAGAACATGTTTTGTATAAAGGTAAAAACCTCTGCCATTTTTACGCCCTTTTCTATCATCAGCAATAATGGCATCAACAGCAGGTGGAGAAGCAAATCGTTCACCAAATGCATTCACTAATATTGGTGTTATTTTTGTACCAATATCAATACCAACTTCATCTAATAACTGAATAGGCCCTACAGGAAAACCAAACTGAACGAGTGCTTTATCAATATTTTCAATTGGCTCACCTTGTACTAAACATGTCAATGCTTCGCTAATATAAGGAGCAAGAATACGATTAACATAGAACCCGGGTTTATCACCTACAACTATCGCGACCTTACCTTGTTTTTTAGCAAAAGCCACCGTTGTTGCAATAGTTTTTTCGTTAGTATTTTCATGCGGAATAACTTCAACTAATGGCATTTTTTCTACAGGGCTAAAATAGTGAAGGCCGATCACTTTTTCTGGATATTTCGCTGTTTCTGCAATTTCATGAATAGGTAATGAAGAGGTGTTAGATGCAAAAATAATTTTACCTTTACCCACATCTTCAATATCTGCCACCATTTTCTGTTTTAAAGCAAGATCTTCAAAAACTGCTTCAACAATAATGTTGGATTGATGAAAACCGCTGTAATCCAATGAACCTGAAAGTAAGCTCATTTGGCGTTGGCGTTCACGTACAGATAATCTTTTTTTACTGACCTTGGTCGAAAGCGCTTTCCAACTATAATTTAAGGCTTGAGCAATTCCCTTATCACTAATATCTTTGATCCTTACAGGTAAATTACCCTTTGTGGCAGTAACAAAAGCTATACCGCCCCCCATTAATCCCCCACCTAAAACACCGATGTGATGCAAACTATCTGGTTTTTCAGATGATCCTGTCTCATTTTTAAGTGCTGTAGAAGCAAAAAAGAGGTGCCTTAACGACGATGAAACAGGTGTCATAGCTAACTCACCAAAAGCATTCGCCTCTTCTTTAAACCCTGTTTGAAGATCTTTTTCAAGTCCACGTTCTATTACATGTAAAATACGTTCAACTGCAGGATATTGCCCTTTTGTCTTAGCTAATGCGCGTTTTTTCGCTTGCCCAAAAAGTATATTCCTCCCTAATGTGGTATTTGCCCAGAAACGATCCATGATTGAATGCTTTTTCTGCTCTTTTTTACCTGACAAAATCCATTTTGCTGCAACATCTAATAAAATATCTTGCGAAACAACATCATTAACAAGACCTAATTTCAACGCTCGTTTAGCATTAATTTGTCTACCCGTTAAAATTAAATCTAACGCCGACGTTACACCAATAAGACGAGGCAAACGCTGAGTTCCTCCTGAGCCAGGCAATAACCCAAGTTGCACTTCAGGAAGTCCTAAACGTGTTTTGTTATTGTCAGAACAAATTCGTCCGTGACAGGCCAATGCTAATTCAAGCCCTCCCCCAAGGCATGCGCCATTTATAGCAGCCACAACAGGTAATGGGTAATTTTCAAGTTGCGTAAAAAGATCCTGCCCTGCTTTTGCTAATGCACTCGCTTCTTCTTTGGTTTTACAACCCGCAATCATCGAGATATCAGCGCCAGCAATAAAACTATCTGCCTTGCCTGATGTAATAATTAATCCTTTTACACCAGAATGTTGTTGCGCTTGTTTCAAAACATCTTGGAACTGCTGCACAAATTCAGCTTTTAAGGTATTCACTTTTTCGCCGATAACATCAATGGTTATTACGCCGACTTTATCGTTACGAACTGAAAATTGGAAAACGGAAGATTTTTCTAGTGTTGTTTGTTGTTGTTCCATTATTCCACCTCCAAAATCATCGCTGCACCTAATCCACCTGCCGCACATGCGGTCGTTAACCCAAATCCACCACCTCGGCGTTTAAGCTCATGGAGCGTCTGTGTCACCATTCTTGCACCAGTCGCTGCAAACGGGTGTCCATAAGCAATAGATCCCCCTAGCACATTAAATTTATCCATATCCACTTCTCCAATTGCCTTGGATAACCCTAATTGCTCTTTAGCAAATCGTTCACTCTCAAATAACATCAAATTACTCAATGTTTGTGCGGAAAAAGCTTCATGCATATCAATTAATGTTAGATCACTCAAAGAGAGACCTGCCCGAGAAAGTGCAAGTGGGGTAGCATATGAAGGCCCTAATAACATATCTTTCCAGACATCTGTTGCAGTAAATGCATAGCTACGTAGATAACCAAGCGGTTGATAACCTAAGCTTTTTGCAACTGACTCTTTCATCATTAATACTGCAGCTGCGCCGTCCGTTAATGGCGTACTGTTTGCAGCAGTCACACTACCATGACGACGATCAAAAGCAGGTTTTAACTTGGCGTAAGAATCAAGAACAGAGTTTTTACGAATATTGTTATCTTGATGGAAACCTTCTTTGTAAGGCGGGAAAAAAGCGGTCATCACTTCATTATCTAGTTTTCCCATTTCCCATGCTTTAGTTGCTAATTGATGAGAACGATGCGCTAATTCATCTTGAGCAACTCTGGAAATATGATAAGTCTTTGCCATTTGCTCAGCGGTATCTCCCATACGTAACCCAGTTGAATACTCAGCCACAGCAGGAGCAACAGGGAGAAGATCACGAAACCGTAATTGACTTAAATAACTTAAACGCTGGCCTAATGATTTTGCTTTATTAAGACTTAGCAACACATCTGCTAATTTTTTACTGACACCAATTGGTAAAACAGATGATGAATCTGCACCACCAGCAATACCGACAGAAACATGCCCTGCCATCATGCTTTCAGCAACATTTGCAATTGCTTGAAAGCTCGTTGCACATGCTCTTGTAACGCTGTAGGCGTCTGTTTTTACACTTAAGCCAGCGCCGAGCACAATTTCTCTGGCAATATTCGGAGCTTCTGGCATTTGAACCACTTGTCCGAAAACAAGTTGATCGATAATTTCGGGAGGAATTTCATTGCGAGTCACTAATTCTTGAACCACTGAACGCCCTAATTCAACCGCAGGTATTCCTCGATACGCAGTCGCTTGTTTAGCAAAAGGTAAGCGTAGCCCGCTGACAATGGCGATGCGATCTTTCATAGCACTGTTCGTTGATGACTTCATAACGGCTCCTGACAAAATGAGTTCCTAACACCAAAGAGGTCTGACCTGACAATAGTGTTAACAAAAATTTCACCTACCAGAAACATCATTTTATGAGAAGTGGGAGTTAGCGCGCATTATTTCGATAGAATGTCTGAAACCCAACAATAACGATAGAAAGGGTAAAAAACACAATGGTGGGCAATAAAAAAGGCTGTTGAATTTCAACAGCCTTAAATCTATTTATTTTCAGCGAATTAACGTAATCCTAACTGAAAGATCAGGTTTTCTGCTTCACAAGAAAATGTAAAATCAGCGGTAAGTTGAACACCACCATCAACATCAGCAAATTGTTGATTAATTTTGCAAGGCTCTGAAGCGATAGATTGTGCTTTTGCACTGAGTTGATCCAACATTGCTTGCGCTTCTACTTTATCAGCGAAGACATGCTGATATGACGCAGTGCAATTTTTATTGTCAATAATAGTACCCACATCTACACAACAGCAAGCAGCGGTTTCTTCTGCACTACAGCGATTGATTGCGTCTGCCATTTTAGTCTCCCAACGAAAGAAATGTTAATTATCTATCATAATCGCAAAAAAATAAAATAAACTGCTTTAGCTCAAATTATCTTACAATTTTACAAAAAAAATTGATTATTCTGTTTATTTAACAATCAAAAATATCTTTATTGGGATATTTTGTGAAAATAATGTTAACCAAATCCCAATTATCAAATCAAAATGGCAATATTTGTAAAACATACTTGCAACATTTGGGGTAATCAACTTTATACTTAATCAACTGGTCTGATTTGTCATAACGACAACCGCACCTAAAATCCAGCGCTTCTAATCAGAAGTAACAACTTAAAAAAATTATGAGGGTTTAGGTCATGAACCGTAAAAACCTGTTTACTCGCACAGCACTAGCTGCCTTGGTAGGTGTTATCTCCTCTCAAGCAGGCGCTGCCGGTTTTCAGTTAAATGAATATTCTACTTCAGCACTAGGGCGTGCATTTTCAGGAGAAGGCGTTATTGCCGATGACGCAAGCGTAGGTAGCAGAAACCCTGCTGCTCTCACTATGTTTGATCGCCCTGAATTCTCTGTAGGTGCTATCCATATTAACCCAAGCGTTGATATTAAAGGTAAATCTCCGCTTACAGGTGCTAGCACTAATGCTGGTGATATCGCACCAAGTGCATTAGTCCCGAATATCCACTTTGTTGCCCCTATTAATGATAAATGGGCAATTGGTGCATCAGGCACAACAAACTTTGGCTTAGCGACTGATTTTAAAAAGGATTATGCTGCAGGTATTATCGGCGGCAAAACTGATTTAAAAACCATGAACTTAAACTTAAGTGCGGGTTATCGAGTAAATAACCAATTTAGTGTCGGTTTAGGCTTAAATGCCCTTTATGCCGATGCTGAAATTACCCGTCATGCTGGTGAACTACCTGGAATGCTTGGCCTTCCTGTATCACCTTCAGCAAGGGTTGCTCAATTGAAAGGTGATGCTTGGGGCTTTGGTTGGAACGCGGGTTTATTATATGAATTCGACGAAGGTAACCGAGTTAGTTTCACTTATCGTTCTAAAGTTAAAGTGAAATTTAAAGACGGTGAATACCAAAATGATCTACCACCAATGCCCGCACTTGATGCTATGGGTATTATTGGTACCAACGGCGAAACCATTAAAGGTAAACTTGATCTTAACCTACCTGAAATTTGGGAATTTGCCGCTTATCACCGCGTTGCACCAAAATGGGCCGTTCACTATAACTTTGCTTACACAAGCTGGAGTTCGTTCGAAGAGTTAAAAGCCACTCGTAAAAGTGATGGTCAGCAGCTATTCAGGAAAGAAGAAGGCTTCCGTGATGCATGGCGTGTGGCTTTAGGTACAACCTATTATCATGATGATAACTGGACATTCCGTACAGGTATTGCCTTTGATGATAGCCCAGTCCCTGCTGATAAACGCTCAATCTCTATTCCAGACCAAGATCGCTTCTGGTTAAGTGCGGGTACAACCTATGCATTTAATAAAGATATGTCTGTTGATGTTGGCTTAGCGTATATGCACGGTAAAAAAGTCACGATCAAAGAGAAACTGGCTGAAACACCGATTTCCCCTACCTATGAATTCGAGTCATCAGGTAAAGCATGGTTATACGGTATGAACTTTAACTATCGTTTCTAATTTTTCACTGTGCTTTTTATACAAAAAATGGTCTTTTTCAAGACCATTTTTTATTTATTCATCAAGCTAACCGCAAAATTAATCAATTGAATC
This portion of the Proteus vulgaris genome encodes:
- the smrB gene encoding endonuclease SmrB: MNKKFSLPSSEIELFQEMIKGTKKLPQDKILHSPKRKKVTHYAVERLQQEQVDASYYFSDEFQPNLATEGPMRYLREGANAYELKKLRRGDYVPEFFLDLHGLTQLIAKQEIGALIAACRREHVYCACIMHGHGKHILKQQTPLWLAQHPDVIAFHQASKEWGGDAALLVLVENDDIARR
- the sixA gene encoding phosphohistidine phosphatase SixA is translated as MQIFIMRHGEAALDAASDALRPLTERGRSESIKMAEWMTTQGHTIDYVLVSPYLRAQQTLEAVKTDLALPSKVETDEGLIPGGNPSHIAHYLRALGDTGYQNILVISHLPLVGYVVAELCPAVCAPMFSTSTIACVDFDLSKGVGELVWQVSPSTLK
- the fadJ gene encoding fatty acid oxidation complex subunit alpha FadJ; the encoded protein is MEQQQTTLEKSSVFQFSVRNDKVGVITIDVIGEKVNTLKAEFVQQFQDVLKQAQQHSGVKGLIITSGKADSFIAGADISMIAGCKTKEEASALAKAGQDLFTQLENYPLPVVAAINGACLGGGLELALACHGRICSDNNKTRLGLPEVQLGLLPGSGGTQRLPRLIGVTSALDLILTGRQINAKRALKLGLVNDVVSQDILLDVAAKWILSGKKEQKKHSIMDRFWANTTLGRNILFGQAKKRALAKTKGQYPAVERILHVIERGLEKDLQTGFKEEANAFGELAMTPVSSSLRHLFFASTALKNETGSSEKPDSLHHIGVLGGGLMGGGIAFVTATKGNLPVRIKDISDKGIAQALNYSWKALSTKVSKKRLSVRERQRQMSLLSGSLDYSGFHQSNIIVEAVFEDLALKQKMVADIEDVGKGKIIFASNTSSLPIHEIAETAKYPEKVIGLHYFSPVEKMPLVEVIPHENTNEKTIATTVAFAKKQGKVAIVVGDKPGFYVNRILAPYISEALTCLVQGEPIENIDKALVQFGFPVGPIQLLDEVGIDIGTKITPILVNAFGERFASPPAVDAIIADDRKGRKNGRGFYLYTKHVLPFSFGKNKKQPDPTIYRLLQIKPKSQLSSSEITERCLLLMLNEAVRCLDENIIKQPRDGDIGAVFGIGFPPFFGGPFRYMDSMGTTKVAEKLNQLADKYGEKYRPCERLVEMAKRNERFYD
- the fadI gene encoding acetyl-CoA C-acyltransferase FadI, whose translation is MKSSTNSAMKDRIAIVSGLRLPFAKQATAYRGIPAVELGRSVVQELVTRNEIPPEIIDQLVFGQVVQMPEAPNIAREIVLGAGLSVKTDAYSVTRACATSFQAIANVAESMMAGHVSVGIAGGADSSSVLPIGVSKKLADVLLSLNKAKSLGQRLSYLSQLRFRDLLPVAPAVAEYSTGLRMGDTAEQMAKTYHISRVAQDELAHRSHQLATKAWEMGKLDNEVMTAFFPPYKEGFHQDNNIRKNSVLDSYAKLKPAFDRRHGSVTAANSTPLTDGAAAVLMMKESVAKSLGYQPLGYLRSYAFTATDVWKDMLLGPSYATPLALSRAGLSLSDLTLIDMHEAFSAQTLSNLMLFESERFAKEQLGLSKAIGEVDMDKFNVLGGSIAYGHPFAATGARMVTQTLHELKRRGGGFGLTTACAAGGLGAAMILEVE
- a CDS encoding YfcZ/YiiS family protein — protein: MADAINRCSAEETAACCCVDVGTIIDNKNCTASYQHVFADKVEAQAMLDQLSAKAQSIASEPCKINQQFADVDGGVQLTADFTFSCEAENLIFQLGLR
- the fadL gene encoding long-chain fatty acid transporter FadL — encoded protein: MNRKNLFTRTALAALVGVISSQAGAAGFQLNEYSTSALGRAFSGEGVIADDASVGSRNPAALTMFDRPEFSVGAIHINPSVDIKGKSPLTGASTNAGDIAPSALVPNIHFVAPINDKWAIGASGTTNFGLATDFKKDYAAGIIGGKTDLKTMNLNLSAGYRVNNQFSVGLGLNALYADAEITRHAGELPGMLGLPVSPSARVAQLKGDAWGFGWNAGLLYEFDEGNRVSFTYRSKVKVKFKDGEYQNDLPPMPALDAMGIIGTNGETIKGKLDLNLPEIWEFAAYHRVAPKWAVHYNFAYTSWSSFEELKATRKSDGQQLFRKEEGFRDAWRVALGTTYYHDDNWTFRTGIAFDDSPVPADKRSISIPDQDRFWLSAGTTYAFNKDMSVDVGLAYMHGKKVTIKEKLAETPISPTYEFESSGKAWLYGMNFNYRF